In Micromonospora purpureochromogenes, a single window of DNA contains:
- a CDS encoding sigma-70 family RNA polymerase sigma factor, with translation MARNRATGASEGTVGNVDKNIGMRTDEVAEERDLVGVYLHEISRTPLLDAAKEVDLSKAIEAGLYAEHLLGEDRLPEGVDRDDLERLVVEGERAKDLFIRANLRLVVSIARRYVRSGMPMLDLIQEGNTGLVRAVEKFDYERGYKFSTYATWWIRQAISRAIAQQERTVRLPVHLVEDVNRMRNVARQLTRELGSDPEPEQIAAALGVTVERVNELVRWSQDTVSLDTPVGDDGDTKLGDLVADSDAPSPEEIVLTGLERQRIEGLLNHLDDRSAGIMRARYGLEDGREHSLTEVASRFSLSRERIRQLEIQALGRLRELARAEGLQAA, from the coding sequence ATGGCAAGGAACCGGGCAACCGGCGCGAGCGAGGGGACCGTGGGAAACGTGGACAAGAACATCGGCATGCGGACCGACGAGGTCGCCGAGGAGCGCGACCTGGTCGGCGTCTACCTTCACGAGATCTCCCGGACGCCGCTGCTGGACGCCGCCAAGGAGGTCGATCTCTCCAAGGCCATCGAGGCCGGCCTGTACGCCGAGCACCTGCTCGGCGAGGACCGCCTCCCCGAGGGCGTCGACCGGGACGACCTGGAGCGCCTGGTCGTCGAGGGCGAGCGCGCCAAGGATCTCTTCATCCGGGCCAACCTGCGACTGGTGGTCTCGATCGCCCGCCGCTACGTCCGGTCCGGGATGCCCATGCTGGATCTGATCCAGGAGGGCAACACCGGCCTGGTCCGCGCGGTGGAGAAGTTCGACTACGAGCGTGGCTACAAGTTCTCGACGTACGCGACCTGGTGGATCCGTCAGGCCATCAGCCGGGCGATCGCCCAGCAGGAGCGGACCGTGCGACTGCCGGTGCACCTGGTCGAGGACGTCAACCGGATGCGCAACGTGGCCCGGCAGCTCACCCGTGAGCTGGGCAGCGACCCGGAGCCGGAGCAGATCGCGGCGGCCCTCGGCGTCACCGTCGAGCGGGTCAACGAGCTGGTCCGCTGGTCGCAGGACACGGTGTCGCTGGACACCCCGGTCGGCGACGACGGCGACACCAAGCTCGGCGACCTGGTCGCCGACAGCGACGCCCCGTCGCCGGAGGAGATCGTCCTCACCGGCCTGGAGCGGCAGCGGATCGAGGGTCTGCTCAACCACCTCGACGACCGGTCGGCCGGCATCATGCGGGCCCGGTACGGGCTCGAGGACGGTCGGGAGCACTCGCTCACCGAGGTCGCGTCGCGCTTCTCGCTCTCCCGGGAGCGGATCCGCCAGCTGGAGATCCAGGCCCTCGGCCGGCTTCGTGAGCTGGCCCGCGCCGAGGGGCTGCAGGCAGCCTGA
- a CDS encoding C40 family peptidase: MSSLRMLVRTLTVAGLTAALIAPSSVARAEPSVAELTARIEKSSTELERVVESYNKLNEEIKANKETAAALHARIGPLEEQTARSRADVGQLAVTAYKTGGLRTAQALLEPGGSVSLLDRLSTIDRLTRERQDRIAGFTTSQRKLVDEKNRLDATLAREAAQARSIANTRKKIERDLARLYELRREAYGRATESPSPRPAARSAPDAPAVAGSAGVAVRYAYGAIGKPYVWGADGPNGYDCSGLTSAAWRAAGKSLPHNTRMQWGVVTHIGRGDLRPGDLVFYSGLGHMALYVGGGQIIDAPSAGRNVLKRDMDIMPIQGYGRVR, from the coding sequence TTGTCGTCCTTACGGATGCTGGTGCGAACGCTCACGGTCGCCGGCCTCACGGCCGCGTTGATCGCCCCGTCGTCGGTGGCTCGGGCCGAGCCGTCGGTGGCCGAGCTGACCGCACGGATCGAGAAGTCCTCGACCGAGCTGGAACGGGTCGTCGAGTCCTACAACAAGCTCAACGAGGAGATCAAGGCCAACAAGGAGACCGCCGCCGCGCTGCACGCGCGGATCGGCCCGCTGGAGGAGCAGACCGCGCGGAGCCGGGCGGACGTCGGGCAGCTGGCCGTCACCGCGTACAAGACCGGCGGCCTGCGGACCGCGCAGGCGTTGCTGGAACCGGGCGGGTCCGTCTCCCTGCTGGACCGGCTCAGCACCATCGACCGGCTCACCCGGGAACGTCAGGACCGCATCGCCGGCTTCACCACCAGCCAACGCAAGCTGGTCGACGAGAAGAACCGGCTGGACGCGACGCTGGCCCGGGAGGCCGCACAGGCGCGCAGCATCGCGAACACCAGGAAGAAGATCGAACGCGACCTGGCCCGCCTCTACGAGCTGCGCCGGGAGGCGTACGGCCGGGCCACCGAGTCGCCGAGCCCGCGGCCGGCCGCCCGCTCCGCCCCCGACGCGCCCGCCGTGGCGGGCAGCGCGGGGGTCGCCGTGCGCTACGCGTACGGGGCGATCGGCAAGCCGTACGTCTGGGGCGCCGACGGGCCCAACGGTTACGACTGTTCCGGCCTCACCTCGGCCGCCTGGCGAGCGGCGGGCAAATCGCTGCCGCACAACACCCGGATGCAGTGGGGCGTGGTGACCCACATCGGCCGCGGTGATCTGCGCCCGGGAGACCTGGTCTTCTACAGCGGCCTGGGCCACATGGCCCTGTACGTCGGTGGCGGCCAGATCATCGACGCGCCCAGCGCCGGGCGCAACGTGCTCAAGCGGGACATGGACATCATGCCGATCCAGGGCTACGGCCGGGTCCGCTGA
- a CDS encoding DUF6232 family protein — MQQADRSATRPPRSSRGTTLLYARPGIVVTTERFTVGRNTFAVADLTHLRVGRGPHDRLAVRAVAVTATLITGVGVLLGFHGGLQRLTAGAYLTLGVVFLLPVVLALAGDRWRPPAYELWGHCGGVEVLLFSSDDERQFDQVSQALNRARELHRYPDAEDPATAAGYWRPQPRRA; from the coding sequence GTGCAGCAGGCAGACCGCTCCGCCACCCGCCCGCCGCGCTCGTCGCGCGGGACGACCCTGCTCTACGCGCGCCCGGGGATCGTGGTGACCACCGAACGGTTCACCGTCGGTCGGAACACCTTCGCCGTCGCCGACCTCACCCACCTACGGGTGGGGCGCGGGCCGCACGACCGGCTGGCCGTGCGCGCCGTCGCGGTGACCGCCACCCTGATCACCGGCGTCGGCGTGCTGCTCGGCTTTCACGGCGGGCTGCAACGGCTCACCGCCGGGGCGTACCTGACCCTCGGGGTGGTGTTCCTGCTGCCGGTGGTGCTGGCGCTGGCCGGGGACCGCTGGCGGCCGCCGGCGTACGAGTTGTGGGGGCACTGCGGCGGCGTCGAGGTGCTGCTGTTCAGCAGCGACGACGAGCGGCAGTTCGACCAGGTCAGCCAGGCGCTGAACCGGGCCCGGGAGCTGCACCGGTATCCCGACGCGGAGGACCCGGCCACCGCGGCCGGCTACTGGCGACCGCAGCCCCGACGGGCCTGA
- a CDS encoding DUF3817 domain-containing protein, with protein MGGALTRYRVIAWIVGVALAVLVLIGMPLKYAFDEPIVVAVVGTAHGWLYMLYLAATFDLGRRVNWPLKRMLLVMLAGTVPFVSFVAERKVTRELAARQPQAPEPVAAR; from the coding sequence GTGGGCGGAGCCCTTACCCGGTACCGCGTGATCGCCTGGATCGTGGGCGTGGCGCTGGCCGTGCTGGTGCTGATCGGCATGCCGCTGAAGTACGCGTTCGACGAGCCGATCGTGGTGGCGGTCGTCGGCACCGCGCACGGCTGGCTCTACATGCTGTACCTGGCCGCCACCTTCGACCTGGGCCGCCGGGTGAACTGGCCGCTCAAGCGGATGCTGCTGGTGATGCTCGCCGGCACGGTGCCGTTCGTGTCGTTCGTCGCCGAGCGCAAGGTGACCCGGGAGCTCGCCGCCCGGCAGCCGCAGGCTCCGGAGCCGGTCGCCGCGCGCTAG
- a CDS encoding DUF6158 family protein yields MTESVRQSGDVSPEQRMTEWDGDHARDTSASGAHVDGELGVDPAELDEEDLIRELQSLHRTRLDTLRHAADSALAHHLRRTAELETEYLARHPGREVDPSRLRDA; encoded by the coding sequence ATGACCGAATCAGTACGCCAGTCCGGTGACGTCAGCCCGGAGCAGCGGATGACGGAGTGGGACGGCGACCACGCCCGCGACACGTCGGCCTCCGGCGCGCACGTCGACGGAGAGCTGGGGGTGGACCCGGCGGAGCTGGACGAGGAGGACCTGATCCGGGAGCTGCAGAGCCTGCACCGCACCCGGCTGGACACGCTGCGCCACGCGGCCGACTCCGCGCTCGCCCACCACCTGCGTCGCACCGCCGAGCTGGAGACCGAGTACCTGGCCCGGCACCCCGGGCGCGAGGTGGACCCGAGCCGGCTGCGGGACGCCTGA
- a CDS encoding DUF1360 domain-containing protein, whose product MTQGGLKQRVARLRQAYAPHEYRPLGSYLAAMGTYATVTASLAGLVRATGRPVPERPAPADVVLLSIATHKLSRLLSKDAITSPLRAPFTRYDHPIGSGEVMEEVRDQGSSTRHAIGELLSCPFCLAVWVATGLTGGLVLAPRLTRLVATALTAVAASDFLQMGYAVAQRAAEGGDPDER is encoded by the coding sequence GTGACCCAGGGTGGCCTGAAGCAGAGGGTGGCGCGGCTGCGCCAGGCGTACGCCCCGCACGAGTATCGGCCGCTGGGCAGCTACCTGGCGGCGATGGGGACGTACGCCACGGTCACCGCGTCGCTGGCCGGCCTGGTGCGGGCGACCGGACGGCCGGTGCCGGAGCGTCCCGCCCCGGCCGACGTGGTGCTGCTCTCCATCGCCACGCACAAGCTCAGCCGGCTGCTCTCCAAGGACGCGATCACCAGCCCGCTGCGGGCCCCGTTCACCCGCTACGACCACCCGATCGGCAGCGGCGAGGTGATGGAGGAGGTCCGCGACCAGGGCAGCTCGACCCGGCACGCCATCGGCGAGCTGCTGAGCTGCCCGTTCTGCCTGGCCGTCTGGGTCGCCACCGGCCTCACCGGCGGCCTGGTGCTCGCGCCCCGGCTGACCCGGCTGGTGGCCACCGCGCTGACCGCGGTCGCCGCCTCGGACTTCCTGCAGATGGGATACGCCGTGGCCCAGCGGGCCGCCGAGGGCGGAGACCCGGACGAGAGGTGA
- a CDS encoding 3-deoxy-7-phosphoheptulonate synthase: MPTVTTPETDAVIDQRIDRVVPLTTPALLLHDLPLRAPLASAVLAGRRAVGRVLDRADDRLLVVVGPCSVHDPAAALEYAHLLCEAADRHADDLLVVMRVYFEKPRSTVGWKGLINDPALDGSGDVNLGLRTARALLLDVLRLGLPVGCEFLDPITPQYIADTVAWGAIGARTVESQVHRQLASGLSMPIGMKNRPDGSIGTAVDAIRAAGVPHVFPGIDVSGTPAIMHTRGNADGHLVLRGGGGRPNYDAESVAGALDLLRAAGLPERLVVDASHANSGKDHRNQPKVAADVAAQLAAGQRGIVGIMLESFLLEGRQDLDPTRELTYGRSVTDACIGWDTTAEVLDHLAAAVRGRRAALPTPA; the protein is encoded by the coding sequence ATGCCCACCGTGACCACCCCGGAGACCGACGCCGTCATCGACCAACGGATCGACCGCGTCGTGCCATTGACCACGCCCGCCCTGCTCCTGCACGACCTCCCCCTGCGCGCCCCGCTCGCCTCTGCGGTGCTGGCCGGCCGACGCGCGGTCGGCCGGGTGCTGGACCGCGCCGACGACCGCCTGCTGGTGGTGGTCGGCCCCTGCTCGGTGCACGACCCGGCCGCCGCCCTGGAGTACGCCCACCTGCTGTGCGAGGCCGCCGACCGGCACGCCGACGACCTGCTGGTGGTGATGCGGGTCTACTTCGAGAAGCCGCGTTCCACGGTGGGCTGGAAGGGCCTGATCAACGACCCGGCGCTGGACGGCTCCGGCGACGTCAACCTCGGCCTGCGGACCGCCCGGGCGCTGCTGCTGGACGTGCTCCGCCTCGGCCTGCCGGTGGGCTGCGAGTTCCTGGACCCGATCACCCCGCAGTACATCGCCGACACGGTGGCCTGGGGCGCGATCGGCGCCCGGACGGTGGAGAGCCAGGTGCACCGGCAGCTCGCCTCCGGGCTGTCCATGCCGATCGGCATGAAGAACCGCCCGGACGGCAGCATCGGCACGGCGGTGGACGCGATCCGGGCGGCCGGTGTGCCGCACGTCTTCCCCGGCATCGACGTCTCCGGCACCCCGGCGATCATGCACACCCGGGGCAACGCCGACGGGCACCTGGTGCTGCGCGGCGGCGGCGGCCGGCCGAACTACGACGCGGAGTCGGTGGCGGGCGCGCTGGACCTGCTGCGGGCCGCCGGCCTGCCCGAGCGGTTGGTGGTCGACGCCAGCCACGCCAACAGCGGCAAGGACCACCGCAACCAGCCGAAGGTCGCCGCCGACGTGGCCGCCCAGCTCGCCGCCGGCCAGCGCGGGATCGTCGGCATCATGCTGGAGAGCTTCCTGCTCGAGGGCCGCCAGGACCTGGACCCGACCCGGGAGCTGACCTACGGACGCTCGGTCACCGACGCCTGCATCGGCTGGGACACCACCGCCGAGGTGCTGGACCACCTGGCCGCCGCGGTCCGAGGCCGCCGGGCCGCCCTGCCCACCCCCGCCTGA
- a CDS encoding alkaline phosphatase PhoX codes for MDRRTVLRATAAGGAAAFAGSLWSGAALAAPAQPGVGPYGPLGTADARGLQLPAGFTSRIVARSRQVVAGTSYTWHDAPDGGACFAAGTGWIYVSNSEIATTGGASAIRFNADGTIASAYRILSNTNRNCAGGATPWGTWLSCEEVSRGYVYETYPQGGLAAVRRPALGRFNHEAAAADPVRQVIYLTEDETSGCFYRFRPTVWGDLSAGTLEVLVAGTATSGPVSWTRVPDPDGSPTYTRQQVSGAKKFNGGEGCWYADGTCWFTTKGDNRVWAYDAVNQRIDLAYDDSLVTGGAAPLTGVDNITGSRSGDLYVAEDGGNMEINLITPDEVVTPFVRITGQSSSEITGPAFSPDGSRLYFSSQRGTSGSSSGGITYEVRGPFR; via the coding sequence ATGGACCGTCGTACCGTCCTGCGCGCCACCGCTGCCGGCGGGGCCGCCGCCTTCGCCGGAAGCCTCTGGTCCGGCGCCGCGCTCGCCGCCCCGGCCCAGCCCGGCGTCGGCCCGTACGGGCCGCTCGGCACCGCCGACGCCCGCGGCCTCCAGCTGCCGGCCGGCTTCACCAGCCGGATCGTCGCCCGGTCCCGGCAGGTCGTGGCCGGCACGTCGTACACCTGGCACGACGCCCCGGACGGCGGCGCCTGCTTCGCCGCCGGCACCGGCTGGATCTACGTCTCGAACTCGGAGATCGCCACCACCGGCGGCGCCTCGGCGATCCGATTCAACGCCGACGGCACGATCGCCTCGGCATACCGGATCCTGTCCAACACCAACCGCAACTGCGCCGGTGGGGCGACCCCGTGGGGGACCTGGCTCTCCTGCGAGGAGGTCAGCCGGGGCTACGTCTACGAGACGTACCCGCAGGGCGGCCTGGCCGCGGTGCGCCGGCCGGCGCTGGGCCGCTTCAACCACGAGGCGGCGGCGGCCGACCCGGTCCGCCAGGTGATCTACCTGACCGAGGACGAGACCAGCGGCTGCTTCTACCGGTTCCGCCCCACGGTCTGGGGCGACCTCTCCGCCGGCACCCTGGAGGTGCTGGTCGCCGGCACCGCCACCAGCGGTCCGGTGAGCTGGACGCGGGTGCCCGACCCGGACGGCTCGCCGACCTACACCCGCCAGCAGGTCTCCGGCGCGAAGAAGTTCAACGGCGGCGAGGGCTGCTGGTACGCCGACGGCACCTGCTGGTTCACCACCAAGGGCGACAACCGGGTCTGGGCGTACGACGCGGTCAATCAGCGGATCGACCTGGCGTACGACGACTCGCTGGTGACCGGCGGCGCCGCGCCGCTGACCGGGGTGGACAACATCACCGGCTCCCGCTCCGGCGACCTCTACGTCGCCGAGGACGGCGGCAACATGGAAATCAATTTGATCACCCCGGACGAGGTGGTCACGCCGTTCGTCCGGATCACCGGGCAGTCCTCGTCGGAGATCACCGGACCGGCGTTCTCCCCGGACGGCAGCCGGCTCTACTTCTCGTCCCAGCGCGGCACCTCCGGCTCCTCCTCCGGCGGGATCACCTACGAGGTGCGCGGCCCGTTCCGCTGA
- a CDS encoding phosphodiesterase: MPTPSESVAAGAAVAVAGAAAVLTRRRGARLLHPTGRSFTAEVMIWGTPGPPTGVALLDEPGRHRATVRFSRGVPTPDGWPDVLGLAVRLHLADARAFDLLVSSSGAAPVLRNVPLPRRRFAGTYSTIMPFRVGTRRLWLAALADPDSPDLGRSLAEVAAATRADAPRLVLAVASAVGPWRPFGQVTLGGQLDARTDAALAFDPVRNLPAGLRVVGPLAWLREQTYRGSRRARGAVDQSGGSIGVAV; this comes from the coding sequence ATGCCGACCCCCTCGGAGTCCGTCGCCGCCGGCGCCGCCGTCGCCGTCGCCGGGGCCGCCGCCGTCCTGACCCGCCGGCGCGGGGCCCGCCTGCTGCACCCGACCGGCCGCTCGTTCACCGCCGAGGTGATGATCTGGGGTACGCCCGGACCGCCGACCGGTGTCGCGCTGCTCGACGAGCCGGGCCGGCACCGGGCCACCGTCCGGTTCTCCCGCGGCGTGCCCACCCCGGACGGCTGGCCGGACGTGCTGGGGCTGGCGGTGCGGCTGCACCTGGCCGACGCGCGGGCGTTCGACCTGCTGGTCAGCTCCAGCGGGGCCGCCCCGGTGCTGCGCAACGTGCCGCTGCCCCGGCGACGCTTCGCCGGGACGTACAGCACGATCATGCCGTTCCGGGTCGGGACGCGGCGGCTGTGGCTGGCGGCGCTGGCCGACCCGGACTCCCCCGACCTGGGCCGGAGTCTGGCCGAGGTGGCCGCGGCGACCCGGGCGGACGCGCCGCGGCTGGTGCTCGCGGTCGCCTCCGCTGTCGGGCCGTGGCGGCCGTTCGGCCAGGTCACCCTCGGCGGGCAACTGGACGCGCGGACGGACGCCGCGCTGGCCTTCGACCCGGTACGGAACCTGCCGGCGGGCCTGCGGGTGGTGGGTCCGCTCGCCTGGTTGCGCGAGCAGACCTACCGGGGTTCCCGTCGGGCCCGGGGGGCGGTCGATCAGTCGGGAGGCTCGATCGGGGTCGCGGTCTGA